tgaaatttgaaattgaaaatttgccTCCAATTGATTGTAGATCTGACATTAGATTATAtcttttttgtacaaaagaaaacttttttCGTTTTCCGTGTCAACCAAAATCGGATTTATTTAGTTGGCATCAAATGGAAATGACTTTTATGAAGAGCAAATGAACTAAACTATTAGTTATTTGTAGTTACATGACATCATCTTGGTTAATTGTGGTAATTTGGTTGAATAAAGTAAGTTAAAGACAGATTTTACCCTTACTTTGGTGATTTGTCAATTAACCAGGCTGGGGCATTAATAGGATTTCCACAACATCTTCTCTTCTTATATTAAGAGAGATAATTGAATTTAgtcacatgtgtcggtgtcgtgtcagACACTAAGACCTGTTGGACACCAGACACGACTTTCATTAGAATTGTTGGTGCTACAGAGGCGGTAAGAGGAACTGATGTTAGTTTAAGATTATGAAGCAGCGACACATACACAAACACTGACACTAGACATatgtaataatttgaaaaaatgaaagtgattgaatgtaatcacatgcaTTAGTGCTAGACGTTCACCTGTGTTGATTGCTGTATGAGATTTTGttgttttacatttttcttctttcaagttcttgcttttgttttattacAGGACCAATAACCTAGAGGCCCCTAAAGTGGTTGTTAAAACGGTGGATGAAATAATTTGATACATAAGAAGATGGCATCAAAGCAAATGGAAGCGATTCAGAAGAAATTAGGAATGCTAAATTATCCAAGGGCAAATGCATCTGCTCAGTCCCTTTTATTTGCTGGCATGGAGCGCTATGCCCTTCTCGAGTGGCTATTCTTTCGGTATCTTCCTTTCTTTCTCTGTTAAAATCCTTTCTGATTGTCAAAAAATTTGAGGTCATAGGGTCGCGAACTGGTTTATAAAACCTTGCTTATAATAACAgtttggtcaaatgcatctaaaggtcctttaagttttttcgtttttcccaaagtggtcctttaagtttcaaaagtcccaaacaagtcctttaagtttcaaaagtcccaaacaagtccttttagtttttgaatcgtttcaaacaagtccttttagaggatgatggtgatgattcagatgatagcaacaaagaacattatccaccatttgccatgcctaaaaagatgactaattttaagcgGGTGTTAGGAGCTAGATTTGGTACCAAATATGAGTTCAatgaagcaattaccaactatgctatctacaataggacttgtttgaaacgattcaaaaactaaaaggacttgtttgggacttttgaaacttaaaggaccattttgggaaaaacgaaaaacttaaaggacctttagatgcatttgacctaacatttttgaaaacaagttaGTGGATACTGGAATTCTTAGGTATCAGATTTAGTAAAGGATTTATAGTGCTTGTTTTGGGATTGATGCAcatttgttaactttttcagAGTTAAAGTTAAGCAGGTGAAAATAGGGGCAGACGAACAGTTAAAAAATttggaatttattttattttattttgcacttGCTTGGTTTTTTAAATAACCCCCaatttcttgttcttctagCTCCACGTCTATAGCTTCAAAGAGATTGTTACTGATTTTCCCGCGTCTATAGCTTCAAAGAGATTTTTATTGATTTCCTTTCGCGTTTTCGTACCAGTCATTAATCCAATCTTTCTGTTTTCTAACCTGTACATACCATACACTGCCTTACAATACCTCCTTCACACTGTTTGGAATTTCTTTGTTCGAGTCTTCTTGCAGTAGCATTATTAAAACTTGTGTTATGTATTGATTTCCATGTTAAGACCTAATGATCTTTGGTGTTTGTACTTACAACAGGCTATTAGGTGATAAGTCACCCTTTTCTCAACAAAACTTACAAGGGGATGCCCTTGACCGTGACGAGGAGACAGCTCGAATTCAATGTAAGAATTCTCTTTTTCCTTGTttcgaaaattaaaatatggcTGGTTGATACCTTAACATCCAAGCTTTATTTGTGACTGAGTTTGTTCTTTTTCCTCAATTCTGCATTTGTACATggtaatagaataaaataaagtgtGTGATGTTAAGTTTCTTGTATCAAGCTGCTCAAAATCAACCATCTTTGAATGATGTAACATTTATTTTGTGTATACAGCAAAATATGTGGCTTATGTCTTTCTCATGCAGAGTTGGCAATCTGCTATAATGTGTTTATTTACAGAAGGTCAAATTTTcttttagggtatgtttggatggagggttttggaggggaggggagggcttaCTTTTCTTGTTTAAAGTGCGGACCCtataaaatgttgttgaaaatgaattaagtGTGATTTAAGTACTTTATGATCGTTTATCATgatgttatttcaatttttttctttttttgaaatttcaaatatatttcaaaCTATAGACTTAGGCACTTAGCCCTCCCAAGCAGACCCTTATTCTTTTATTCCCCCTGATCTGGCAAAATAATCAGtttctttttccatttctttaAGTAGCAGCGTTTGAGCGACTTTTCACTTATGAGTTGCTTTCTGTCTACTTTGCTTTTCTCATACATAGAATGTTATGTTTAGTGGCTACCTACTTTTAAACAGATTTCCCCCTGTTGCACCTTGTCTGCGTCTTCCGTTTATTAACATTGCTAATTATGACTTAAAACATGCAGATTTGGCAGAAATTGCTAAGTTTCTGGGCATTACAACGACCGTAGATACCGACGCAATTCAAGTTAGTCATCTAATTACTgttattactttattttatcaaattggtAGCTATAACTATGACAAGCCTATGCGACTAACCACCAAATACATGTTTGTAGAATACTTTGAATTCCTTTATATCTCTTTCTTATATGATGCTTTTGCATTTTTGAATTGTTCTGATATTTTATGTTTCCATATTCCTTTCTCAGTTTATTCTTTCTTATATAATCAATTGAAAATGTATtcatacacatttttttaatgaattgccTTCAAGTGGGTAAACAGTATATGCATGTGTAACAGGGACATGGAAGCTATGAGGACCGCACTGAAATGCTTCGTCTAATTGTAGATCTAGTGGAGGCAACCATATATGCTGATAATCCAGAATGGAGGTTGTCCCTGGTCTAAATGATGATTTGTTTTATGGTCATGCAGAGATGGTATTGACATaaatttggtttgtatttttgtttctatAGTGTTGACGAGCAGGTAGCCAAGGACATTCACTTGATAGATTCCATTGCAGAAAAACAGGCACAAATATTTTCTGAAGAATGTAAATTGTTTCCCGCAGATGTTCAGATTCAGTCCATATATCCCTTGTAAGAGTTTGATGCTTTCCCTTTCTTCTGCTTATGAATTTTTACCTATCCATTCTGTGATTTCTATTAGAGGaacacatttttatttcattaagttaccaCTGTATCATCTGATATAGGGTCTAGCATGGGTATCACTTTAGTGCTTCAGTAAGGGTCTGCCAAACATCTTGTAGAATGACATAATGTACTTCATCTTCCACCTCTGGATCACCTTGACTGATCATCATACTGTTTTTGATTGATCATTACGTCATTTCTGTTACTGGTTTGGCTCTGTCACATGGAAACTGAAATTGATAGAAATTGACACTTGTTTGTTTCTGTTATAAGTGACATGCTGAGAAGCTTCATATGTACTCACAAACGTTCACATAACACATTAAACATCTGAAAATTTAAAGATTGATGTCATCATCTGtataatttatttggttttgagGTTATTTTGTTTCCTTGTCTTAAGTTGTACACAAAAAACTTCTGCTCACCTCTAGATTTAACTTTTCAATCTCATTCAATCAATGTATACAAAAGGATTGTGGGGTGAGGTAGTTCAACCCAGGGACTAAAGGAGTTGAGGAGTCAAGGTCCAGGGTTCAAGTCCTGGCAAGGAGTAAAGCACTGTCATACTaacatttgccattaaaaaaaaatatatgtacaaaaggatttaaatttaaaagataTTATATGTTAATGATTTTCGGTTGCATGGATTAGAACCTTCTCTAACATGTTGTCGTAACATTCTGTTTGTTTAATCACAACTCTTTTCAGGCCAGAGGTCGCTGAGCTGGAGTCAAAGCTTACTGAACaatcaaaaatattattgaatctTCAACAAAAAGTTGATGACTTGGCATCGAAGGTTTACTGAAATCTCAATCTGATTCTTGTGTTCTAGTAGCCATGTGATATCTTTGTGAACTGCTGGAAATTGATCTcaactaacatttgtcatttaaaaaaataaataaaaactttctACTAGTAAACACGACACTATGTTTGGTTTCCCTCTGTTTGCCGATCCAGTGCAGATTCATCTTGTGTCTAGTAGTCGGGCATTTTCTATTGAGACCTAATATTTAGTAAGAATTATGGTGTAGATTTAGGCAGCAGGACTGATCAATCTACCTAGAAAAGTTAGTACTCAATTTGAGTATTGTAGTCAATATTactcatttaaatttaataattcatCTCATCAGTGTGGTAATAAAATTGTTTGTATGGTTAGCACTAGTTAGACATTGGTTGGATTAGTTTGCTAAGTCATCTATTAGTTCATTTGCATATTGTTAAATACATGAAACAACTTGAAAATGAAGTTTCATTTTTGCGGTTAATTTTCATTTCTCATTGCCATGTTTCTCCATATTGTGTATTATTTTTTCCCCTGTTTCttaatctctaattttaacattttttatttttaaattaagtgACTTTGTTGTCATCATGTTTCTGAGCCATGTTGCACTATTTTAATATGGCTGCtgtcttattttatttgtagcATGCTTATAATCCAGATGAGGAGTACACAGAGGTGGAATCTCAACTGCGGGCACATTTGGAATCTTTCCTAGAAACAGCTAGAACATTCAACATGATTTACACCAAGGTTTGACCAAGTTTTGCTCTAATGTGTTCTGCAAACCCTATTATCTGATTTAATCAACCCAATTCTAACAAAGATTTAGTGTATTATAAGTGATTAAACAAGGATGGCAATGATGAACTATCGCTATCAGTATATGCCTATTTgtgaaattttgttttcaattagtTAGAGCCTATATGCTTCTATATGTACGTTGATGACTGTCCAAACATTATGAGCGCTACCTAGGCCATATCTCTTGTTGATGTAGGACTTTTCAAAATACCCCTCTTGCCGAGGGTTGGGCATTTGAAATGTGGACTAATTGTGATGAAATGAAAAGGATCTCAACACTTCTCTTCGTGTCCAGGACTAGATATCTAGATTGTAGATAAAAGCGGGGGAAAAAGATACTTTGGCCCAAAACAGACTTAGGATAAACTTCGGTACCATATTAGAATTCTGGCTACAAGCGTAACTCAATCCTACAAAACTAACTTGTATGGGGTGGGTGAGGATAAGGATTGCTTGAGCCTCGTGAGTTGTACTTAGGAGGATCTCTAGGCAACGTGAGACTTCTCAAGACACCTTAACCACTCAGGATTAGACACTTGAAGCACAGACCAAGACCAAGGCTGATGAAATACAAGGAATTTCAACAAAAGGTACCAAAACCCTTGCGAAGAAATGAAGGAGGGTTGCAGAAGACTATTGTCTTAACTTAGCTATTGTATAATGCACCATTTGTCTAGCATTGCCTTATATAATTCACTATTGAAGGACTCTCCAAACAGTGACTGAAAGTGCAAAATATGTGATCTTCGAGTAATTTTCGATCTTGTCAATTCATGTGGGATTGCATGGACACTATTAGCTTTACTCGTTATACGATAATTCTGTCACTTGACAAGCCCACCCCCATCACCCCTACATACGCGCACAATATTTGG
Above is a genomic segment from Medicago truncatula cultivar Jemalong A17 chromosome 5, MtrunA17r5.0-ANR, whole genome shotgun sequence containing:
- the LOC11442082 gene encoding AUGMIN subunit 7; this translates as MASKQMEAIQKKLGMLNYPRANASAQSLLFAGMERYALLEWLFFRLLGDKSPFSQQNLQGDALDRDEETARIQYLAEIAKFLGITTTVDTDAIQGHGSYEDRTEMLRLIVDLVEATIYADNPEWSVDEQVAKDIHLIDSIAEKQAQIFSEECKLFPADVQIQSIYPLPEVAELESKLTEQSKILLNLQQKVDDLASKHAYNPDEEYTEVESQLRAHLESFLETARTFNMIYTKEIRPWTHMMEVPQLHGFGPAANRLLEAYKMLLKFLGNLQNLRDSHAALAFGSSETSGGPSSVSRIISECESEMTVINRDLGILSASIAREHGEKMSI